The genome window ttcaagcataaaaagcctatgtagaaaaatttttttttgggccGAAAATATCGTACATgactgcattttgcaatgaagatgataaaaagtagcaacaaaaacccacCCACTTGAttcataactaatcagcctatgtttcAAACTTTAAAACACAAGAATTGATCaaaccgtttttggattatattaaaatgtcttagggggactttcttttttggaaccgtttacttataacagcaaaaaaaaagaagacatgTTGGTGTTACACATACCTATTATCCATAAGAGAAGCAGGACTTTCGTTGGACGCAGTAAAGTAAATACCGTATGAACACCGTCGAGAAGAAAAGTGTCACACGTCAGTAGAAAAACAAAGATCAGGTCAGAAGACATTTGAAGCATAAATTTTGTATACCTGGAAGAAAGTACATATGATGTATAAACATGATATAATATTTGAAACTATTATTGTATGTACATTTTGTTCTAAGCTTGTGTGAAGCCATAGTATATAGTGTGACTTTTCTGAAGATGGGACGCCATGTTGGATTCGACAGTGACAGATTCGAACCTTTGCATTTACGCAGTTGCGTCGTTAGCATTCGAACAAGTCGCCCTTTTTCACGTGCATATGCGCCATGCAGAATAAGGTTAGCGCGCGTGATTCGACTCTGCCACTGCGAAACCTAACATGGCGTAAGGCTGTAAACTTTAGAACAGATAGACAtagtttttttaataattatctTATAATAATAAGCATCAAATGAAGTTTGATTGCATTACAATTTTATTCCATTTTACTTTTGTTATTGTATTGGTGTTATTTCTTCATTTTACAATGATGAACCGAATTGAATGTTTGAAATGTAAGTTTGATGTAATACCAGAGTACCAGTAATATCATGACTCAATTTGCAAAGTTACTGACAATGACATACaaatcgtcggacgcatcacatactggtctatctcgaaaaacacgcatttcgagaaaatcgcaattgaaaatcttcgtattaagttaacctttctataatttaattatactatggattttaatgaaagtggttttaaattaaagcatatacttaactaATTTATTTTagtggaattttgaattatatttatgtatgcagtattgcttaaaactacactaaagttgtagttctgtatgtgaaatagttaatttcccgatatcgtatttaaaattcgtttcatactggtctatcttgggggctatctcgatttcgcgaacaatgatgtgacttaagacgcatcacatactggtctatctcgagatagaccagtatgtaatgcactttcaatacgatatcgggaaattaacgatttcacatacagaactacaacttaagtgtagttttaagcaatattacatacgtaaatataattacagattccacttaaataaatctgctaagtgtatgctttaatttaaaaccactttcatgaaaatccgtagtctaattaaattatagaaaggtaaacttaatacgaagattttcaattgcgattttctagaaatgcgtgttttttcgagatagatcagtatgtgaaaatacgtattttgaaaaaatcatagatagtttaaattaaacattttataactaattatctaggaaaaattgaggtctgtaatttgttgtatttgaagagctccgtaaaaaagaactatataccaattttctcaaaaaagtcaaaaattcaagatagaccagtatgtgatgcacccgacgaaatgTATGTATGAATGtttgaataaataaacaaatagataatttacaattttataaatagataattaaatagataaataaataaataaatatatcaagcTGTAAATCAAATGATTAAGtggtgaataaatgaataaatttagTTACTAgatttcaaaaatctttttattcTATTACGCATTTTGCCTAAGTCTAAAATTGTGTTTAAACATATTTCAAAACCCCACGATAAGAGTGCCTCAGTTTAAATCGCCATACAATATGGCCGCTGTATTAATGTCATTTTATAACGTCTCAGTAGAGCTTTTAATCCAAGCATTAGTCTACTTGATGGTCTGAGCCTCTAACAACAAATATATTCACATACTCCGTACTGTCCTTCATAATGACCAATCCCTTCACAATACTCACGGACATCCTATGTTGTTTCTAACCCACGTCGTTGGTACATACAAGTAGGTAAGTGAGATAAAGGGAAAACACAACACCACGGCGAGAAAAAGTAATCTTCTGTACATTGTGGTTCGATCACGTAGGTACGCTAACCGTCCGTAGAATTTAGCCAAGATGGCCTGTTGGCAGTTTGGATGGGCAACGAACTAAATGAATTATTGATGAGAGAAAGATAGAAGAGAAGAATTATAAGGGAATATCCGTTGCCTTTAGTTAGAGCGATGATAACAAACCTAACTTAAAATATTGTGTAATATATTGGAGCACATTTAAACATATTGCTTACATTTACACATTActtcaataataataaaagtaaatGACTTTGGAGCAGCAATTTGCTTAGGTGACATTAAATGGAGTTGTGGTGAAGGGAGTCTGTGGGGGGAAGCAAAATATAGGGGAGAGCGGGTCTTCTGGGGGGGCTAAAAACATAATTGGGTCTTTGGAGGGGCCAGCGGGGAAATTTATTAATAGACTATTGtcttctttttcttattttttgtaacattgTTTTCAAAACAGGGATGTTAAATGAATAATGGGAAGGGACAACTTATCCTGGTTAATTCTCAGGTTCCTTATTTATTTGACACATACTCCGCCTTACAATGCAAATGATGGTCGATTATGGTACCGCCATCTCTCCAATGCCAGTTACCTCCCATTTTCCGTGTGAACTTTCACCCTTCGAGATGTACATTAACATATACAATTTTCCTGACTACGTACATGTTTTTGGCTAAATCCGATGGCTCGTGAAAGCTTCGGAAGCGGTCCGATATATCTCTCCATTTCCTCTGGTTCTATATCGGAGGTAGTGGACTCCTTCTTTTTGTCGTGGTTCGTTAGAACTGTcataatctaaaaacaaaagttaaAGAAAGAAATACAGTTGATTTCTGATTGAAATTTGAGCACAGAAATAATTTCAATAAAGATACCCAAAACACACGTGATAAATATTTTGGTCACGGGCGTTTTATTATGTTCCAATCAGAACAATTATTTGAGAGTTGATATAAAAGTGTTATTTTGTAAGCTGTGGATGTGGTACCCAATTGATCGATTTAAACAATTGCAAATAAAATCTGGTAACGCACTAGTGAAAGTACAATATTATTTTCTttcaaaagcgatgagaattggataAAACTATAAGAAttgaaaatgttctcatttctatgaaactatCAAGTCCGTGAGCATGGTTcccatccaaatgaatgagaaatacttaTTAACGTATACACAACCTATCATGCCTCGATCAGTCCCAAAGGGTTTAAAGTTTCACAGAAATGAGAAATATTTCTTAGTTTTGTTTTTCTCATCgctttttgaaagaattctcattttgaaTTTCCACTGTAATAGTGTTGGAGAGTAACTATTATCAGTTTTCACCCATCATAATGTATCTTTCTACACATGAATAGAATCTGAACGATTTTATCTCTTATCCCggcaaacaaaaacgttttaaaaaacgtctTTTTGCATGCTCGAAacactggaaaatattttttcaacacataAAATTTAACATTATGTTCGAATATTTGCAGAAAGTGTTCACGAAATGCGTTTTAATACGTGTTAAATACgtgttataccctttatataccttttatataacccgttttctggcaaccttttctaacctgttCAGCTAATAATGTTTTGTGTTGGCTGAGAACGTGTTTATTGACTTGTTTTACTTTGGGGGACAAGGATTCGAAAAATACACGCAGCACAAGTAAAACATACTATCTGTTATCTTATCTGCAAATTATGATTTTACCACATTTGGGAttcgaagaaaaaaaattagttgattacaagccatactttggccaaattgagttaagcatgggaaattgttgctatacatataggcctatcatatgtatgaaagttcaactcaaattcatcctctgtgtctattgagcatgtgaaaaatagcatgtatgaaagaaccacccaattccatgatttgagtcttgtaacacattgattgaaatccagtatgtataaaagcccacgtgtaacacattcattgctggagaatgacttttgaaaaaaaaaacgggtttaataaaggaaagtgtgtggtttatattacatggcagaatgcttatcaacattatacatacctgtgtgctttattttgtattatcttactagtggtagtagtagtagtaatctcattccaacattgttgtatttccagcatttaaaatgaaccccacgaagtccctgaaatgctaatcgccatacctaatacaggttaatccactcatttgcacgtaacaCTTTCCATATTggccaggtaaatctaactaaaggaattaaaatgatacacaggttcttctctcaaaatcacttccaatGGACTTGGgtaggttttgtattcatgtattcatttgtcTGATCATACCGTTAAAAATAGACATAGAAACGATTAAAAGCACAAACACGCACCTCTTCAGTGTTTCGAGCATGCGAAATGACATCACGTCCAATCTCGTCTACGTTCTCCGCTAACTTAAGGTAGGTATACTTGAATTCAACATCCGTCTGTGATAAGAAATAAAGATAATGATTTCCGAGATACATTAGATATAGGTGGTGCAATACGTTAACATTTTACATGGAGGTCTTTCACCAAAACAATCTGATTCCAAATTGTGTGACAAATTGCACAAGCAATTTGGACGCTAGAAGCTACGAAATCCCGCATTTGAGAACTTAAAATGAATTTTCATGCTACATTGATTAATTGACCAAAATCGGATATGCATGGCCGGCAGGTAAAACTGTATAAAATGTTACAATAAATAAACAGTGGTGAAAGTACAgtataattaaaaaaacaaaaacaaacaaaactgacTTGACAATAAACCAAATCTGTACAATACATGATAGCGTTATTATACATATCAGTCCAGACATGTTTAGACCCAGGGCTGTCATATTGCACAGATAACTTAATAATTTATTCAAATTATTTACTTCTTTTTAATATTGGTTGTTGACATTTAGCGTGTTTATAGTAAATGTACTGAGTTGTGAGCACATCGTTTACGACAGCCTAAATTCATGCATATGCCACAACTGATACTGTTTATAGCGAATAAGAGTTCACGCACATAAATAGAGCGGTTGCGATTACTTAACGTAAATATCTATACGAAATCCCGTTACAGTAATTTTAGAAATCGCAACCTATCTGAATGACCTCCGCCGCGCCGTAAATCAAAGTCATATATGAAAGAAGCAATGCGTCATATGTACCACTTCCTGCAAAACTGTACCAAATTACCACCCGAAATATACACCCCAATACGTTTTATGACAACTGACAATGGATTGTGGGCACTATGTAAACTTTTGCACTTGAGTTGCAAATGAGGGGCGAATTTATGACTAAAGAATGACATACAACGACGAACTATGAGTTAGCTATATGGGTAAAAGACGAGGAAGCTGTGCGCATGATCACATGAAATGAGTTGAAGCCGAAGTAGCAAAACCGATTTTTATTTCATGACACTGATTATCTTTTTGCCGCACGATTTAAGATTGGGGAGAGTTTGAAACAAAGGAAAGGTAGGTAACAAAGGAAAGGTAGGTCATATGTCATAATTAAGATGGTATACACTATAGGAGGCAAATACATAAGATATATGCCCTACATTTGGGCTAGTTAAAACAGAACACATCAGTAATTATGATTACACGAGGAAGTAGATCCATTATTTATGTTCAATTGCTGCGAAAATATAATAATACTTCGGAATGAACGCTATTCATGCCAAAATATATAAGGAGTATACTATATAGTAGTAACATATTGGGAAATTTAGGAAACACATGTCAGTGCATAATGCAGGCTTTTCTCAGAGAGGTGTGAAGATTATTAAAAACAATACGCAGACTGTCCTTAAACTGATTGCACCCATACTTTTGGTTAAAAAGAAAGAAGTCCTTTCTGTTAAAGATTTCAGTGTATCATTATTTGattgtattaatattaaactataatctagtcaactggacttactatttttgagtgggaaattttcacgtccaatcctgaacgcatcatcagccctactgatgttgtggcggcaaaagttcattgacctgtgaaacggatgttgtagtatcacaggtcaccacctttgagttcaacctgagaggtatcttcctgatcgctgaactgtaggccccggccaagttgtgacgtaggccgcctcccctgttaagtgaaggctcctcccgtttcacgtaaatcgcttctttgacccctctctcaaaccatctgctttctctgtccaagatTTTCACATCCTTGTTATCAAAAGAATGCTTTGTAATGTCCAAATGCGTATAGACGGCGGAGTCACCGCAACCAGTGCTGGCTCGTCTATGCTGGTACATACGTTTAGCAAGCGTTTGTTTAGTCTCCCCTATGTACAGCTCTTCGCATCCACTGTCTTGACACTGAATCGCGTAAACGATGTTGCTTTGCTTGTCTTTAGGTTGTTTATCCTTGGGGTGGACTAGCGCTTGTCGTAAAGTGatcagcgatcaggaagatacctctcaggttgaactcaaaggtggtgacctgtgatactacaacatccgtttcacaggtcaatgaacttttgccgccacaacatcagtagggctgatgatgcgttcaggattggacgaaaatttcccactcaaaatagtaagtccagttgactagattatagtttaatattaatactgtttactacctggatgaatgataatcttcacaaacgtatcaTTATTTGAGTAAACCTAGTCACTTTGCAACAACTAATGGAATAATTATTTACCTGTGATTTATGGAAAGCATCAAAATCGTATGAGGCTGAATTGGTTATACCATTGCTTCTGTTtgtaaaaattatgtatattaagtTGTCAAATTTATAACTGTGAGGAATTAATTAATATAAAGTCACGTAGGACCCCAAAACCGAGCCCAATTTCGCTTATTTGGATATAATAAAATGATGACATCGGTCCTGGTGCTTAATTAAAATTGTCCATATTTCTGGTCTAGATCATATAAGATCATCCATCAAATATACTTTTGACATTACCAGCATAAAATTATtgaccttaaggtggtactacaccccttgataaatttgtgactatttttctcaaaaaataataacacactggtaacaaaaaacgTATTTTTTAGGGCAAGGAatctagttactacactggatttcagtgactcaagacaagcggtatgttatttatgataagaaaagaggtaccgctagaatgtacctcatttctaaacatatataatgaaccacttgtctcgaatcactgaaattgcagtgcagttattggattccttgcccctataatatacaaaacttttgtcaacagtgtgtagttattttttgagaaaaatgcaaaattagtcacaacatttatcagggggtgtagtaccaccttaatttaaATCCAAGTTCAGATCCTATGTTTTCCGCGCTTTGCtaaaccccttgataaatttgtgactatttatctcaaaaaataataacacactggtaacaaaagttacgtatttTTAGGGCAAGGAATCTATagttacttcactggaatttcagtgactcaagacaagcggtatgttatttatgataagaaaagaggtaccgctagaatgtacctcatttctaaacatgaaccacttgtctcgaatcactgaaattgcagtgcagtaattggattccttgcccctataatatacaaaacttttgtcaacagtgtgtagaaaaatgcaaaattagtcacaaaatttatcagggggtgtagtaccgccTTAATTCAAATCCAAGTTCAGATCCTATGTTTCCGCGCTTTGCGACTCTTTTGTATTTTTCCGTATAACCTTGAACCATGAACCAAACTCCTCGCATTCAATTACTGGTACaatacaaacgaatactaatgtACTAAGGTAATGTTTGACTCTCGTCGCACACGAATGATCAAGTATATATCTACCACCAGCGTCTACACACTTAACACAGTATAGCGTTAATAGCACTACTGAAAAGGAAGTAgattaataattaaaattaaatgtaatttttgagtATAGGGTTGGCAAAGGTCAAACAAACTTATACCTGAGGTGGATGGCGAGGGGATAGGTTCTTTAGCAGCGTGTTACAATAACAAGCAGTGTTCGCCTTTCCCTTGTTGCCATGATAACAGTGAATTCttacctttttttttataaataaactGAAATTTAACCTATTTTGGTTGGCTCATTGCAGCAATACACGAcacatttttcaaaaccaaatagTTTTCACATAGTGAAAAACGTGACATTTCCCCACATCTTTGCATCGAAAAAAATTACTTGTCAGGGTATTCTGGATATTGTCATTACAGGAGGTAGTGCAGGTGACATGGCCCCACTCATATGATAGAACAGCATGGGCAGTTGTTTACAGTGAAAGCAATGTTGCcataaaataatgcattttggaaaattaaaattaaatgagATTTTTAAACTGAAACTTTGTACTTATGAAAAAGGGGACTTGGGTTCACTCAATTCTGATGAGAAAGACTTTTTTTTTATCGTATatcaaaagcagtgttgccagaaaaaagtGCACTGATTTTGGAAAATTTGTTACAAACTGTGACATACGTGTAAAATAAGCTTTATATTGTGAAATGCATTTATTGCATTTCTTAATGTTGAAGCCGAAGTAATAAGGCAAAAGAGAATAACTTCATTTTCCTCGCGGTTTTCGTTTACTGACGAATCCGAAATAACTAAAACCGCCCAGGTTTTACAATGACAGTAGAGGGCGATTATATCGTGTTTTCTCCTACAGAAGCGAAGGGCACTAAAGGGCGCAAATCatttttatttgtaaattaaacTATAAGATTTTATTTTCACAGATGTGCGATAGACGTAGCACCCTTTTACTCGTAGGAGTGACATTAGTTCTTTTGGGCGTGACTTCAATGATTGTAGGCGGAGTCGAGACAAAGTATCAAAGACAAATTGGCGTTGATTTGAATGGATTGGCCACCTATATTGGGTTCCGTTTTTATGATAAATGGGCAGGAGTAGTCGTGAGTATTGGTCAAAATGACATGCATACGATTGATGTTATTGCAAAATTGATTATAGCAATAGTGGTAAAAACGACGATTTTAATACCAGATCGCACGAGCAACTCGAGGAAAAATAAAAACTGTGGACCATGCACCATCATTAGCATCATCTTTTCATTTATAGAAACCGCATTTTAACGAGTTCATGTAACGTTTTTATTATTTCAGTTCATTGTAGCTGGATGCTTAAGTTTGTCAACAGCCAAGGAATATGATGACAGGCGCAACAGGAATAAGGTAAGATACATTATTTGATCCAACGACATAATAAATTTACAACCGTCTTTTCTTCCCTTCTTTCTAAAACTTTTTGCGATGGGGTTTTTAAAACtcggccatattttgtaacatggactacGAAAGGGGTAGGGTTCTTGCcatccctaattttcaattataaacgtcatataccgttatatttgataTTAATGTATAGCTAGGAGTCTCTTCTATTTAGTGATACCAAAAAAGGTACAAGCATTTTCCACATAATGTCGCTGTGACACCATAATGTGAGGGCGCAAGTTTTGGAAATTCtagttatgtacaaaagtatagacaaaattaattttcggctaaaaattgaaattctacgaacatgcgagtttcatcaaatatatatttatttataaattcaaGATATAAATAGCAATTATGAAGTTCCTatttgaataattttacaagagcgaaatgaaaatcaagtACTTTACTGCAGAAACAAATCCACCAACCTCTTCTATGATCACATCAAAGGAtggtagtgttagggttaataagagGTTATCAATCTACATCATAAAAGTCAAAAATGTTCAGCAAATACCAGCAAGGCTGATAATTAACCctaattataataatatcatcCACTGTACAATCATAATTATTTCTCGTTTCTTAAAAACATCAGATGATGGCCTTTTTAGTTGCTTCTACCGTCGCAGCTATGATTGCTGTACTCCTAGTGAACGAATTTATCCTGGAAAACGCGAGGGACAAAGAGTCTAATCTCATTCTTGACAGATGCTTAAATCCGGATAGCTACACTTATCTTCCTCCAAACGAATCCGTTGAGTACAAGCTCTTTACtgattatttataatatttatgtgGCCTAATTTTCCCTGGAACTCAGCCTTGGTAAACGACCCTTTGACTTTCTCCCACGTATCCCCTATAGAGGTTTTGCAGGTTTAGTTAAACAACATAAACCTaataacgtctagaggattatctaTTCAACATATTAACCACTCTGTTATGAAAGACTCTGAGAGTCTAAGTCTACGTGTAAATTGACATTACAAGTGA of Amphiura filiformis chromosome 14, Afil_fr2py, whole genome shotgun sequence contains these proteins:
- the LOC140169973 gene encoding uncharacterized protein isoform X1 translates to MCDRRSTLLLVGVTLVLLGVTSMIVGGVETKYQRQIGVDLNGLATYIGFRFYDKWAGVVFIVAGCLSLSTAKEYDDRRNRNKMMAFLVASTVAAMIAVLLVNEFILENARDKESNLILDRCLNPDSYTYLPPNESCIIQKLFITNTAIGCAAFLLCIIGNILALKSLCSCGDEGSQERREMQTF
- the LOC140169973 gene encoding uncharacterized protein isoform X2 — its product is MCDRRSTLLLVGVTLVLLGVTSMIVGGVETKYQRQIGVDLNGLATYIGFRFYDKWAGVVFIVAGCLSLSTAKEYDDRRNRNKMMAFLVASTVAAMIAVLLVNEFILENARDKESNLILDRCLNPDSYTYLPPNESGSQERREMQTF